A stretch of the Vigna radiata var. radiata cultivar VC1973A chromosome 9, Vradiata_ver6, whole genome shotgun sequence genome encodes the following:
- the LOC106774171 gene encoding uncharacterized protein LOC106774171 isoform X1, whose protein sequence is MASTEGLVPITRAFLASFYDKHPFTPLSPDVTRLSSQIRSMANDFLTQHPPTQGEDVLIDEADQLPPHKIDENMWKNREYIEETIFLLESSNWPEVLKQQSAPDSAEFALTFGQLKDKLHNTLKALESFQIKNAEHVFNTVMTYLPQDFRGTLLRQQRERSERNKQAEVDTLVNSGGSIRDRYALLWKQQMDRRRQLAQLGSATGVYKTLVKYLVGVPQVLLDFTRQINDDDGPMEEQRHRYGPPLYSLTSMILYIRLFLSISWARYDAKKLKREEIAILEQAIDVYTTELERFLTFIGEVFANAPFFISADVVGALEAGKNDDYKEINIPAGKTYEVLLSVDVVNSYIAWDFSLVQGKINMVSLLCCYTLISKCYDIFQTPYVMIFLLFICQDIGFSLEFVSPTGEKTLMLPSRRYESDQGNFCTLMAGSYKLIWDNTYSTFFKKVIRYKIDCIPPVTEPVQSDSSKSAGEVEAG, encoded by the exons ATGGCTTCCACGGAGGGTCTGGTGCCCATAACTAGGGCTTTTCTCGCCTCCTTTTACGACAAACACCCTTTTACTCCTCTTTCTCCTGATGTCACTCGACTTTCTTCTCAGATTCGTTCAATGGCTAATGATTTTCTCACTCAACATCCTCCTACCCAAG GAGAAGACGTCTTAATTGATGAAGCTGACCAGCTACCTCCGCATAAAATTGATGAGAACATGTGGAAGAACCGAGAGTATAttgaagaaacaatttttttacttgaaagTTCTAATTGGCCAGAAGTG CTGAAGCAGCAGTCCGCACCTGACAGTGCTGAGTTTGCCCTTACATTTGGGCAGCTGAAAGATAAACTTCATAATACATTGAAGGCTTTAGAATCTTTCCAAATTAAAAATGCTGAACATGTATTCAACACAG TTATGACATATTTGCCTCAAGATTTTCGAGGAACGCTGCTAAGACAACAACGGGAACGCTCAGAGAGGAATAAGCAAGCAGAGGTTGATACTTTGGTAAATTCTGGTGGTAGCATACGTGACCGATATGCTTTACTGTGGAAACAACAAATGGACAG GAGAAGGCAATTAGCCCAGCTTGGGTCTGCAACAGGAGTCTATAAAACACTTGTGAAGTATCTTGTTGGGGTACCTCAG GTATTACTTGATTTTACTCGCCAGATAAATGATGACGATGG GCCCATGGAGGAACAACGTCATCGTTATGGACCACCCTTGTACAGCCTCACCTCTATGATTCTTTATATTCGACTCTTCCTTTCAATATCGTGGGCAAGATATGATGCTAAGAAGTT GAAAAGGGAAGAGATTGCTATCTTGGAACAAGCTATTGATGTCTACACCACAGAGTTGGAAAGGTTTTTGACATTTATCGG GGAGGTCTTTGCAAATGCGCCATTCTTCATTTCAGCAGATGTTGTCGGTGCATTGGAAGCAGG GAAAAATGATGACTACAAAGAGATCAATATTCCAGCTGGGAAAACTTATGAG GTTTTGCTCTCTGTTGATGTTGTAAACTCATACATTGCATGGGACTTTTCATTGGTACAAGGCAAAATAAATATGGTATCGCTGTTGTGCTGCTATACCTTGATTTCAAAATGTTATGATATTTTCCAGACACCCTATGTAATGATCTTTCTATTGTTTATTTGTCAGGATATCGGATTTAGTTTGGAGTTTGTAAGTCCTACTGGGGAAAAAACA CTGATGTTACCGTCCCGCCGATATGAGTCTGACCAA GGAAACTTCTGCACGTTAATGGCTGGAAGCTATAAACTAATTTGGGACAACACGTATtcaaccttttttaaaaag GTTATACGGTACAAGATAGATTGTATACCTCCTGTGACAGAGCCAGTGCAGTCCGACTCAAGCAAGAGTGCAGGAGAAGTTGAGGCAGGATAG
- the LOC106774171 gene encoding uncharacterized protein LOC106774171 isoform X3 — MASTEGLVPITRAFLASFYDKHPFTPLSPDVTRLSSQIRSMANDFLTQHPPTQGEDVLIDEADQLPPHKIDENMWKNREYIEETIFLLESSNWPEVLKQQSAPDSAEFALTFGQLKDKLHNTLKALESFQIKNAEHVFNTVMTYLPQDFRGTLLRQQRERSERNKQAEVDTLVNSGGSIRDRYALLWKQQMDRRRQLAQLGSATGVYKTLVKYLVGVPQVLLDFTRQINDDDGPMEEQRHRYGPPLYSLTSMILYIRLFLSISWARYDAKKLKREEIAILEQAIDVYTTELERFLTFIGEVFANAPFFISADVVGALEAGKNDDYKEINIPAGKTYEVLLSVDVVNSYIAWDFSLVQGKINMDIGFSLEFVSPTGEKTVIRYKIDCIPPVTEPVQSDSSKSAGEVEAG; from the exons ATGGCTTCCACGGAGGGTCTGGTGCCCATAACTAGGGCTTTTCTCGCCTCCTTTTACGACAAACACCCTTTTACTCCTCTTTCTCCTGATGTCACTCGACTTTCTTCTCAGATTCGTTCAATGGCTAATGATTTTCTCACTCAACATCCTCCTACCCAAG GAGAAGACGTCTTAATTGATGAAGCTGACCAGCTACCTCCGCATAAAATTGATGAGAACATGTGGAAGAACCGAGAGTATAttgaagaaacaatttttttacttgaaagTTCTAATTGGCCAGAAGTG CTGAAGCAGCAGTCCGCACCTGACAGTGCTGAGTTTGCCCTTACATTTGGGCAGCTGAAAGATAAACTTCATAATACATTGAAGGCTTTAGAATCTTTCCAAATTAAAAATGCTGAACATGTATTCAACACAG TTATGACATATTTGCCTCAAGATTTTCGAGGAACGCTGCTAAGACAACAACGGGAACGCTCAGAGAGGAATAAGCAAGCAGAGGTTGATACTTTGGTAAATTCTGGTGGTAGCATACGTGACCGATATGCTTTACTGTGGAAACAACAAATGGACAG GAGAAGGCAATTAGCCCAGCTTGGGTCTGCAACAGGAGTCTATAAAACACTTGTGAAGTATCTTGTTGGGGTACCTCAG GTATTACTTGATTTTACTCGCCAGATAAATGATGACGATGG GCCCATGGAGGAACAACGTCATCGTTATGGACCACCCTTGTACAGCCTCACCTCTATGATTCTTTATATTCGACTCTTCCTTTCAATATCGTGGGCAAGATATGATGCTAAGAAGTT GAAAAGGGAAGAGATTGCTATCTTGGAACAAGCTATTGATGTCTACACCACAGAGTTGGAAAGGTTTTTGACATTTATCGG GGAGGTCTTTGCAAATGCGCCATTCTTCATTTCAGCAGATGTTGTCGGTGCATTGGAAGCAGG GAAAAATGATGACTACAAAGAGATCAATATTCCAGCTGGGAAAACTTATGAG GTTTTGCTCTCTGTTGATGTTGTAAACTCATACATTGCATGGGACTTTTCATTGGTACAAGGCAAAATAAATATG GATATCGGATTTAGTTTGGAGTTTGTAAGTCCTACTGGGGAAAAAACA GTTATACGGTACAAGATAGATTGTATACCTCCTGTGACAGAGCCAGTGCAGTCCGACTCAAGCAAGAGTGCAGGAGAAGTTGAGGCAGGATAG
- the LOC106774171 gene encoding uncharacterized protein LOC106774171 isoform X2: MASTEGLVPITRAFLASFYDKHPFTPLSPDVTRLSSQIRSMANDFLTQHPPTQGEDVLIDEADQLPPHKIDENMWKNREYIEETIFLLESSNWPEVLKQQSAPDSAEFALTFGQLKDKLHNTLKALESFQIKNAEHVFNTVMTYLPQDFRGTLLRQQRERSERNKQAEVDTLVNSGGSIRDRYALLWKQQMDRRRQLAQLGSATGVYKTLVKYLVGVPQVLLDFTRQINDDDGPMEEQRHRYGPPLYSLTSMILYIRLFLSISWARYDAKKLKREEIAILEQAIDVYTTELERFLTFIGEVFANAPFFISADVVGALEAGKNDDYKEINIPAGKTYEVLLSVDVVNSYIAWDFSLVQGKINMDIGFSLEFVSPTGEKTLMLPSRRYESDQGNFCTLMAGSYKLIWDNTYSTFFKKVIRYKIDCIPPVTEPVQSDSSKSAGEVEAG, from the exons ATGGCTTCCACGGAGGGTCTGGTGCCCATAACTAGGGCTTTTCTCGCCTCCTTTTACGACAAACACCCTTTTACTCCTCTTTCTCCTGATGTCACTCGACTTTCTTCTCAGATTCGTTCAATGGCTAATGATTTTCTCACTCAACATCCTCCTACCCAAG GAGAAGACGTCTTAATTGATGAAGCTGACCAGCTACCTCCGCATAAAATTGATGAGAACATGTGGAAGAACCGAGAGTATAttgaagaaacaatttttttacttgaaagTTCTAATTGGCCAGAAGTG CTGAAGCAGCAGTCCGCACCTGACAGTGCTGAGTTTGCCCTTACATTTGGGCAGCTGAAAGATAAACTTCATAATACATTGAAGGCTTTAGAATCTTTCCAAATTAAAAATGCTGAACATGTATTCAACACAG TTATGACATATTTGCCTCAAGATTTTCGAGGAACGCTGCTAAGACAACAACGGGAACGCTCAGAGAGGAATAAGCAAGCAGAGGTTGATACTTTGGTAAATTCTGGTGGTAGCATACGTGACCGATATGCTTTACTGTGGAAACAACAAATGGACAG GAGAAGGCAATTAGCCCAGCTTGGGTCTGCAACAGGAGTCTATAAAACACTTGTGAAGTATCTTGTTGGGGTACCTCAG GTATTACTTGATTTTACTCGCCAGATAAATGATGACGATGG GCCCATGGAGGAACAACGTCATCGTTATGGACCACCCTTGTACAGCCTCACCTCTATGATTCTTTATATTCGACTCTTCCTTTCAATATCGTGGGCAAGATATGATGCTAAGAAGTT GAAAAGGGAAGAGATTGCTATCTTGGAACAAGCTATTGATGTCTACACCACAGAGTTGGAAAGGTTTTTGACATTTATCGG GGAGGTCTTTGCAAATGCGCCATTCTTCATTTCAGCAGATGTTGTCGGTGCATTGGAAGCAGG GAAAAATGATGACTACAAAGAGATCAATATTCCAGCTGGGAAAACTTATGAG GTTTTGCTCTCTGTTGATGTTGTAAACTCATACATTGCATGGGACTTTTCATTGGTACAAGGCAAAATAAATATG GATATCGGATTTAGTTTGGAGTTTGTAAGTCCTACTGGGGAAAAAACA CTGATGTTACCGTCCCGCCGATATGAGTCTGACCAA GGAAACTTCTGCACGTTAATGGCTGGAAGCTATAAACTAATTTGGGACAACACGTATtcaaccttttttaaaaag GTTATACGGTACAAGATAGATTGTATACCTCCTGTGACAGAGCCAGTGCAGTCCGACTCAAGCAAGAGTGCAGGAGAAGTTGAGGCAGGATAG